From one Populus alba chromosome 17, ASM523922v2, whole genome shotgun sequence genomic stretch:
- the LOC118030138 gene encoding zinc finger protein CONSTANS-LIKE 2, with amino-acid sequence MPRVTSLIPSSPLVFFPQVSLILAPNAHSFSYIAKDSTIEIGIGREREEVMLKEESGGGVNNWARVCDTCRAAACTVYCRADSAYLCAGCDARVHAANRVASRHERVRVCEACERAPAALLCKADAASLCTACDADIHSANPLARRHQRVPILPISGCLYGTQVGPAAGETEDQFMTQEGEETIGEEDEDEAASWLLLNPAKNSNNQNNNGFLFGGEVDEYLDIVEYNSCAENQYSDQYNQQHYSVPPKSCGGDSVVPIQYGEGKDHQQQQQQQYHNFPLGLEYEPAKAAYSYDGSASQGVSMSSMDVGVVPESAMSEISISHQSAPRGTIDLFSSPPIQMPSQLSPMEREARVLRYREKKKARKFEKTIRYASRKAYAETRPRIKGRFAKRTDVDVEVDQMFSSTLMAETAYSIVPSF; translated from the exons ATGCCACGTGTCACGTCCTTGATACCCTCCTCCCCACTTGTGTTTTTCCCACAGGTATCCCTCATCCTTGCACCTAATGCTCACTCATTCTCATACATAGCTAAAGACAGTACAATTGAGATTGGTAttgggagagaaagagaggaagtGATGCTGAAGGAAGAGAGCGGCGGCGGCGTTAACAATTGGGCACGCGTATGTGACACGTGCCGTGCAGCAGCTTGCACTGTTTACTGCCGGGCTGATTCGGCATACCTATGTGCCGGTTGTGATGCCCGTGTGCATGCTGCAAATCGTGTCGCATCCCGCCATGAGCGCGTGCGGGTGTGCGAGGCGTGTGAGCGCGCTCCGGCCGCCTTGTTATGCAAAGCAGATGCGGCATCTCTGTGTACTGCCTGTGATGCAGATATTCACTCTGCAAACCCACTAGCACGCCGCCACCAGCGCGTCCCAATCCTGCCCATTTCCGGCTGCCTTTACGGTACCCAAGTAGGGCCTGCAGCTGGTGAGACTGAAGATCAGTTCATGACGCAAGAGGGAGAAGAGACTATTGGTGAGGAGGATGAGGATGAGGCTGCTTCATGGCTGTTGCTAAATCCTGCGAAGAACAGCAACAACCAGAATAACAATGGCTTCTTGTTTGGTGGGGAGGTTGACGAGTATTTGGATATTGTTGAGTACAACTCATGTGCTGAGAATCAATATTCTGATCAGTATAATCAGCAACACTACAGTGTTCCTCCAAAGAGTTGTGGGGGTGACAGTGTTGTTCCGATTCAGTATGGAGAAGGAAAggatcatcaacaacaacagcaacagcagTATCACAATTTTCCGTTGGGATTGGAGTATGAGCCCGCTAAAGCTGCTTACAGCTACGACGGTTCAGCCAGTCAAGGT GTCTCCATGTCATCCATGGATGTTGGAGTGGTGCCAGAATCAGCAATGAGCGAGATCTCAATCTCGCACCAAAGTGCTCCGAGAGGGACAATCGACCTTTTCTCCAGCCCTCCTATCCAGATGCCATCTCAACTTAGTCCGATGGAAAGGGAGGCAAGAGTCCTGAGATacagagagaaaaagaaggCAAGGAAGTTTGAGAAGACTATCAGGTATGCCTCAAGGAAGGCCTATGCAGAGACCAGACCCCGGATAAAAGGCCGATTTGCAAAGAGAACAGATGTAGATGTCGAAGTGGACCAGATGTTCTCGTCAACACTAATGGCTGAAACTGCGTATAGCATTGTCCCATCATTCTGA
- the LOC118030139 gene encoding F-box/FBD/LRR-repeat protein At1g13570, giving the protein MKKHGNLAETEKQLEIDRISNLPWDVLDTILVRLPLRDAARTSILSSKWRYKWTNLSQFILDDKCIHNSISDKASRWIEIRKIIDQVQSNHNGPIEKFKLAAYCCPNYSDLDQWIRFLTEKGIKELIIREFSVIKHFKLPDSVFCGPKLSHLELYGCILRLPSSFKGFDCLKILQLNHVFITSDTLEHLIRNCPVLEKLTLLNLHHLACVRIYNPNLKYVKIDSAFEDICLGHSLLLASVDIRMLPMNGGITRRHPEQGKVCTLIRVFGYLHGINRLSLSNQFLEFLANKDEPERLRTPFNSLLALELKEIRFASLKGIAASISILRSSPNLEDLLVTVYPCEDISKPVMDLVTKQLQSYFYFNQLKVVKIRGINGTRIEWEFLRLILAHSPVLESMTIVKFKGERISESFLQEVERASKHVKFISLAL; this is encoded by the exons ATGAAGAAACATGGGAATCTTGCTGAGACGGAAAAGCAACTAGAGATTGATAGGATTAGCAATCTGCCGTGGGATGTATTGGATACCATCCTTGTGCGCTTGCCTCTTAGAGATGCTGCAAGGACTAGTATCCTATCCAGTAAGTGGAGATATAAGTGGACTAATCTTTCACAGTTCATTTTGGATGATAAATGCATCCACAATTCTATATCAGACAAAGCATCCAGATGGATAGAGATTAGGAAAATCATCGATCAGGTTCAATCCAATCACAATGGACCAATAGAGAAATTCAAGCTTGCGGCTTATTGCTGTCCAAACTATTCTGATTTAGACCAATGGATAAGGTTTTTAACAGAGAAAGGTATCAAGGAGTTAATTATCCGGGAGTTCAGTGTCATTAAGCATTTTAAGCTGCCTGATTCTGTTTTCTGCGGTCCAAAACTCAGTCACTTGGAGCTATATGGTTGCATATTAAGGCTTCCTTCATCATTCAAAGGATTTGATTGCCTTAAAATCCTCCAGCTCAATCATGTTTTCATAACAAGCGATACACTGGAACATTTAATCCGTAACTGCCCTGTTCTTGAGAAGCTGACACTGTTGAACCTTCATCATCTGGCTTGCGTAAGGATATATAACCCAAACCTGAAATATGTGAAAATAGATTCTGCATTTGAAGATATCTGTCTGGGACATAGCTTGCTTCTAGCCAGTGTTGATATTCGTATGTTACCTATGAATGGGGGGATCACACGTCGGCATCCTGAGCAAGGGAAAGTTTGCACTTTAATCAGAGTTTTTGGTTATCTGCATGGTATAAACAGGCTAAGCTTATCCAATCAATTTCTTGAG TTTCTTGCCAATAAAGATGAGCCAGAAAGACTCCGTACTCCATTCAACAGCCTCTTGGCCCTTGAACTAAAAGAAATAAGATTTGCTAGTTTAAAAGGCATAGCAGCTTCCATTTCTATACTCAGAAGCTCCCCAAATTTGGAAGATCTTCTTGTTACT GTTTACCCATGTGAAGATATTTCCAAACCTGTCATGGATTTGGTGACAAAGCAGCTCCAGagttacttttattttaaccaACTCAAAGTGGTGAAGATTCGAGGCATTAATGGCACAAGAATCGAGTGGGAATTTCTCAGACTCATACTTGCTCATTCACCAGTGCTCGAGTCAATGACTATTGTAAAATTCAAAGGTGAGAGAATTTCTGAATCATTCTTGCAGGAAGTTGAGCGAGCTTCAAAACATGTCAAGTTTATTAGTTTAGCTCTGTAA
- the LOC118030127 gene encoding protein NSP-INTERACTING KINASE 1, whose translation MTAMAMRRREVGLCFVSCLWFLTTVNGLLTPKGVNYEVQALMGIKASLDDPHGVLENWDGDAVDPCSWTMVTCSSESLVIGLGTPSQNLSGTLSPTIGNLTNLQTVLLQSNNITGPIPAEIGKLSKLHTLDLSNNFFTGKIPSSLGNLRNLEYMRLNNNSLSGEFPMSLANMTQLVLLDLSFNNLSGPVPRFPTKTFSISGNPLICPTGSEPECYGTTLMPMSMNLNNTPIAQPAARPKSHQIALAFGSSVGSVSLIILVFGLFLWWRQRNNQPTFFDVKDRQHEEVSLGNLRKFQFRELQISTNNFSNKNILGKGGFGNVYKGILHDGTVVAVKRLKDGSASGGEIQFQTEVEMISLAVHRNLLRLYGFCMTPTERLLVYPYMSNGSVASRLKGKPVLDWGTRKRIALGAARGLLYLHEQCDPKIIHRDVKAANILLDDYCEAVVGDFGLAKLLDHQDSHVTTAVRGTVGHIAPEYLSTGQSSDKTDVFGFGILLLELITGQRALEFGKAANQKGAMLDWVKKIHQEKKLEMLVDKDLKGNYDRIELEEMVQVALLCTQYLPSQRPKMYEVVKMLEGDGLAESWEASQRAEATKSKPHEFSSSDRYSDLTDDSSLLVQAMELSGPR comes from the exons ATGACTGCAATGGCAATGAGGAGAAGAGAAGTTGGTCTCTGTTTTGTGTCTTGCTTGTGGTTTCTGACTACTGTGAATGGATTGCTGACTCCTAAAGGAGTAAACTATGAAG TTCAAGCTTTAATGGGAATAAAAGCTTCTTTAGATGACCCTCACGGGGTTCTTGAGAATTGGGATGGAGATGCTGTTGATCCATGTAGCTGGACTATGGTCACTTGCTCTTCTGAGAGCCTTGTCATCGGCCT GGGAACTCCTAGCCAGAATTTATCTGGAACTCTTTCTCCAACTATTGGCAACTTGACAAATCTTCAGACTGT GCTCCTGCAGAGCAATAATATTACAGGACCAATTCCTGCGGAGATAGGAAAGCTCTCAAAGCTTCACACACTTGATCTTTCTAACAATTTCTTTACTGGGAAAATTCCTTCCTCTTTAGGCAATCTGAGGAATCTAGAATACAT GAGGCTAAATAATAACAGTCTCTCTGGAGAATTCCCAATGTCATTGGCTAACATGACCCAGCTTGTGTTACT TGACTTGTCATTCAATAACCTGAGTGGCCCTGTGCCAAGATTTCCTACCAAAACATTCAG CATTTCTGGAAACCCTCTAATCTGTCCAACAGGTTCTGAACCAGAATGCTATGGGACAACCCTAATGCCAATGTCCATGAACTTGAATAACACACCAA TAGCCCAACCTGCAGCCAGACCGAAGAGTCACCAAATAGCTCTTGCATTTGGCTCAAGCGTTGGTTCTGTCTCACTTATCATTCTTGTGTTTGGATTATTTTTGTGGTGGAGACAAAGGAACAATCAACCTACATTTTTTGATGTTAAAG ATCGCCAACACGAGGAAGTTTCTCTTGGAAACTTGAGGAAATTTCAGTTTAGAGAACTTCAGATTTCGACAAACAACTTCAGCAATAAGAACATACTAGGAAAAGGAGGTTTTGGCAATGTGTACAAAGGGATTCTCCATGATGGGACTGTTGTAGCTGTCAAGAGGCTTAAAGATGGCAGTGCCAGTGGAGGAGAGATTCAATTCCAAACAGAAGTTGAGATGATCAGCTTAGCAGTGCACCGGAACCTCCTTAGGCTCTATGGATTTTGTATGACACCAACAGAAAGACTTCTAGTTTATCCATACATGTCCAATGGCAGCGTCGCTTCTCGTCTCAAAG ggaaACCAGTCTTGGATTGGGGCACCAGGAAGAGAATTGCCTTAGGAGCTGCGAGGGGACTATTGTACCTCCATGAGCAGTGTGATCCGAAGATAATCCACAGGGATGTTAAGGCTGCAAATATATTGCTTGATGATTATTGTGAAGCTGTGGTAGGTGATTTTGGGTTGGCAAAGCTTTTGGATCATCAAGATTCACATGTCACTACCGCCGTGAGAGGCACTGTCGGGCATATAGCACCTGAATATCTTTCAACTGGTCAATCCTCAGACAAAACAGATGTTTTTGGATTTGGTATCCTGCTTCTTGAATTAATCACAGGCCAAAGAGCACTAGAGTTTGGCAAGGCAGCCAATCAGAAAGGAGCCATGCTAGATTGG GTAAAGAAGATTCATCAAGAGAAAAAGCTTGAAATGCTTGTAGACAAGGATCTAAAGGGAAATTATGATAGAATTGAGCTTGAGGAGATGGTACAAGTTGCCCTCTTGTGCACCCAATACCTTCCAAGCCAAAGACCTAAGATGTATGAAGTAGTTAAAATGCTTGAAGGAGATGGGCTAGCGGAAAGCTGGGAAGCTTCTCAAAGAGCAGAAGCAACCAAGTCCAAACCCCACGAGTTCTCCTCGTCAGATCGATATTCTGATCTCACCGATGACTCATCATTACTAGTCCAAGCAATGGAGCTCTCTGGCCCAAGGTGA